The following proteins are encoded in a genomic region of Candida albicans SC5314 chromosome 4, complete sequence:
- a CDS encoding putative phosphotransferase (Carbohydrate kinase domain-containing protein; Spider biofilm induced) yields MVQNKSNLSLANRRQSSFFRQLPPAEPDVYYIGVDVGTGSARACLIDTNGIILGLAERPIKRQELEANYITQNSTEIWEAICYCVRSCLRDSGVQPEDVFGIGFDATCSLVAISESTDQPVSVGPNFKNDKDNIILWMDHRAVDETNAINATNDKCLKYVGGQMSIEMELPKMKWLKHHKPGGIKDCKFYDLPDYLVHKATGTETRSYCSVVCKQGFVPIGVEDSETGWSEEFLSSIDMPELVEDNFRRLGGIPGKNGKYLTAGDPVGNLTPEAAEDLGLTTECVVGSPVIDAYAGWVGTVAAKADVPALQDEDAHSDGSIGTACGRLAAVAGTSTCHLAMTKEPCFVQGVWGPYKNVMAEGYWLAEGGQSITGQLLAHVLATHPANHALIRNAEQSNISKFEYLNSLLEDLVKDNNERSPVSLARHMFFYGDFHGNRSPIADPRMRGSIIGQSMDNSLHDLAIQYFGACEFIAQQTRQIIEEMEKSGHKISCIFMSGGQSRNGLLMRLLADCTGLPVIIPRYIDAAVVFGASLLGAVAAEEAVAEHCRDKAKSRRSSLFGKGSHTNLKDRGSTSPYTAPSATSTTNLSMLAYAESHQGQAQLTPMNEETDYFNQAAHQKSGAGEHHNNAIKSDDESDDDATLSFGSKQQTQKGLSQKLASLNLKPLTSSTKSNAPGAALWKVMKKMTGPGKVINPHPDDNPERRLLNVKYKVFLEQCYSQRKFRDMVDKIELENAELAKKH; encoded by the coding sequence atggtTCAAAATAAGTCAAATTTAAGTCTTGCCAATAGAAGACAATCCTCATTCTTTCGTCAATTACCACCAGCAGAGCCTGATGTTTACTACATTGGAGTTGATGTTGGTACTGGTTCAGCCCGTGCTTGTTTAATTGACACAAATGGTATTATTTTGGGATTAGCAGAACGTCCAATCAAACGTCAAGAATTAGAAGCTAATTATATCACTCAAAATTCTACTGAAATTTGGGAAGCCATTTGTTATTGTGTTAGATCTTGTCTTAGAGATTCCGGAGTACAACCAGAAGATGTCTTTGGTATAGGTTTTGATGCCACATGTTCTTTAGTTGCAATTTCGGAACTGACAGATCAACCCGTTTCTGTTGGTCCTAACTTTAAGAATGATAAagataatattattttatggATGGACCACCGTGCTGTCGATGAAACCAATGCAATTAATGCCACTAACGACAAATGTTTGAAATATGTCGGTGGACAAATGTCAATTGAAATGGAATTGCCTAAAATGAAATGGTTGAAACATCACAAGCCTGGTGGAATCAAAGATTGTAAATTCTATGATTTGCCTGATTATTTGGTTCACAAAGCAACTGGTACCGAGACCAGAAGTTACTGTTCTGTGGTTTGTAAACAAGGGTTCGTACCAATTGGTGTTGAAGATAGTGAAACTGGTTGGTCGGAAGAATTCTTACTGTCAATTGATATGCCTGAGTTGGTTGAAGACAACTTTAGAAGATTAGGTGGTATTCCAGGGAAAAATGGTAAATATTTGACTGCTGGTGATCCTGTTGGAAATTTGACACCTGAAGCTGCTGAAGACTTGGGTTTAACCACAGAGTGTGTTGTCGGTTCTCCTGTCATTGATGCTTATGCCGGATGGGTTGGTACAGTTGCCGCTAAAGCCGATGTTCCTGCATTACAAGATGAAGATGCTCATTCTGATGGATCAATTGGAACCGCTTGTGGAAGATTGGCTGCTGTTGCCGGGACTTCCACTTGTCATCTTGCCATGACTAAAGAACCTTGTTTTGTTCAAGGTGTTTGGGGTCCATATAAAAATGTGATGGCTGAAGGATATTGGTTGGCAGAAGGTGGTCAATCGATTACCGGTCAATTGCTTGCACATGTGTTGGCTACACATCCAGCTAACCATGCATTGATTAGAAATGCAGAGCAATCCAATATTTCCAAATTCGAGTATTTGAATTCATTATTGGAAGATTTGGTCAAGGACAACAATGAAAGATCTCCTGTGTCTTTAGCCAGACACATGTTTTTCTATGGAGATTTCCATGGTAACAGATCTCCAATTGCTGATCCAAGAATGAGAGGAAGTATTATTGGACAATCAATGGATAACTCATTACATGATTTGgcaattcaatatttcgGTGCTTGTGAATTTATTGCCCAACAGACCAGAcaaattattgaagaaatggAAAAATCAGGCCATAAGATTTCATGTATCTTCATGAGTGGTGGACAAAGTAGAAATGGTTTGTTGATGAGATTATTAGCTGACTGTACCGGTTTACCAGTTATTATTCCAAGATACATTGATGCAGCAGTTGTTTTCGGTGCTTCATTATTGGGAGCTGTTGCCGCTGAAGAAGCAGTCGCTGAGCATTGCAGAGATAAAGCAAAATCAAGAAGATCGTCACTTTTTGGTAAAGGTTCTCACACCAACTTGAAAGATAGAGGTTCGACTTCTCCATACACTGCACCATCTGCTACCTCAACCACTAATTTGAGTATGTTAGCTTATGCTGAATCTCATCAAGGACAAGCCCAATTGACTCCAATGAACGAAGAAACTGATTACTTTAACCAGGCAGCTCATCAAAAAAGTGGAGCAGGTGAACACCATAACAATGCTATTAAGAGTGATGATGAGTCTGATGACGACGCCACATTATCATTCGGTTCTAAACAACAAACCCAAAAAGGACTTTCTCAAAAGTTGGCAAGcttgaatttgaaaccatTAACTTCTTCCACCAAATCCAATGCTCCTGGTGCTGCATTGTGGAAAGTCATGAAGAAAATGACTGGTCCTGGTAAAGTTATCAATCCTCATCCCGATGACAATCCTGAACGTAGATTATTGAATGTCAAATATAAGGTTTTCTTGGAACAATGTTATAGTCAAAGAAAATTTAGAGATATggttgataaaattgaattagaaaatgCAGAGCTTGCCAAAAAACATTAG
- the HFL2 gene encoding negative cofactor 2 transcription regulator complex subunit (HAP5-like; ortholog of S. cerevisiae Bur6, a heterodimeric NC2 transcription regulator complex subunit; flucytosine induced) — MSNLQDLINHDDDEYLPSPSPPQQPEPQHASSSELKTSTTEDLPDSVTQEHILTSFEKIKTHFPAARIKKIMQSDEEIGKVAQATPVIVGRALEIFMANLVEVSLLEAKKQGVKRITASHVKSAIENTEQFDFLVEAVEKYPSLRN, encoded by the coding sequence ATGTCAAATTTACAGGATTTAATAAAccatgatgatgatgaatacCTACCATCCCCATCtccaccacaacaaccaGAACCACAACATGCAAGCTCACTGGAATTGAAAACTTCTACTACAGAAGATTTACCTGATTCAGTAACTCAAGAACATATATTGacaagttttgaaaaaataaaaacccATTTCCCGGCTGCAAGAATTAAGAAAATTATGCAaagtgatgaagaaatagGTAAAGTTGCTCAAGCTACACCAGTTATAGTTGGAAGAGCATTAGAAATATTTATGGCTAATTTGGTTGAAGTGTCATTATTAGAAGCTAAAAAACAAGGCGTCAAAAGAATTACTGCTTCACATGTTAAATCGGCAATTGAAAACACtgaacaatttgatttcttagTGGAAGCGGTTGAAAAGTATCCATCTTTgagaaattga
- the SEN2 gene encoding tRNA splicing endonuclease subunit (Putative tRNA splicing endonuclease subunit; mutation confers hypersensitivity to toxic ergosterol analog and to amphotericin B; 5'-UTR intron; Hap43-induced; Spider biofilm induced) has translation MGKKNNKFLNKIYSQPLPITLTSSKYNVSLPNLYPHNPISWIWYIIRYCQINIVYQVPELHNPPLSVIYENQIFKVIDRESMLKLWRQGFFGKGILSRSEPTWEKRTITRLNLDNSNNGKDLAMEDITKKRREERKFFKLERARFQELELKKRQGIITDEEVEEMNKLEIQLTELRKIQVRFDKQENGEVKEIHIRDEDEDIITENGELLPLEFLQLQEVETFFLKFALQRIDIVNVDSLLDLFYKCCSHHSFSPIPTSNNQFIIEYIAYHYFRTNGWCVRSGIKFGTDFLLYKRGPPFTHAEFCVLVMTKDSKYDWFQIAAKARVIGSVKKAFVLCYIEYPTQEEFDQILQKQNEEDIDHGLLLKELLSKYKISEVIYKRWNPSRTRD, from the coding sequence ATgggtaaaaaaaacaacaaatttttaaataaaatatatagTCAACCATTACCAATAACGTTAACTTCTAGCAAGTATAATGTTTCACTACCCAATTTGTATCCCCATAATCCAATTTCATGGATTTGGTATATAATAAGGTATTGTCAAATAAATATAGTTTATCAAGTGCCCGAATTACACAATCCACCTCTCTCTGTGATTTATgagaatcaaatttttaaagtCATTGATCGTGAATCCATGTTAAAATTATGGAGACAAGGTTTCTTTGGGAAAGGAATACTATCCAGATCTGAGCCAACATGGGAAAAACGTACCATCACAAGGTTGAATTTAGATAATTCCAACAATGGTAAAGATTTGGCGATGGAGGATATCACCAAAAAGAGACGTGAAGAACGAAAGTTTTTCAAGTTGGAACGTGCTAGAtttcaagaattggaattgaagAAGAGACAAGGTATAATTACTGATGAGGAAGTGGAAGAAATGAACAAGTTGGAGATTCAATTGACTGAATTACGGAAGATTCAAGTTCGATTTGATAAACAGGAAAATGGTGAAGTAAAGGAGATCCATATTAGAGATGAAGATGAGGACATTATCACTGAAAATGGAGAATTGTTGCCCTTGGAGTTTTTACAATTGCAAGAAGTTgaaactttctttttgaagTTTGCCTTGCAGAGAATTGATATCGTTAATGTTGATTCACTTTTAGatttattttataaatGTTGTTCACATCATAGTTTTTCACCCATTCCTACTTccaacaatcaattcatcattgaATACATTGCGTATCATTACTTCCGAACTAATGGTTGGTGTGTTCGTTCAGGTATCAAATTTGGTACAGATTTCTTACTATACAAGCGTGGTCCTCCTTTCACACATGCAGAATTTTGTGTATTGGTCATGACAAAGGATTCTAAATACGATTGGTTTCAAATTGCTGCTAAAGCCAGAGTCATAGGAAGTGTGAAGAAAGCATTTGTTCTATGTTATATAGAATATCCAACtcaagaagaatttgatcAGATCTTGCAAAAGCagaatgaagaagatattgACCATGgtttattgttgaaagAGTTACTTAGTAAATACAAAATTTCTGAAGTGATCTATAAACGTTGGAATCCTAGCCGGACTAGAGATTGA
- a CDS encoding uncharacterized protein (Protein with a glucose/ribitol dehydrogenase family domain; mutants are viable), with protein MSSIFPKLSFQEWYQVLYGLWPSNPQFTEKDISSNTLKDKVVVITGGNSGIGYETAKVLAGNTEARIYIWARNRQKSIEAIEKIKLEVAEKHSKDVGDRLQFIQIDLSDLNSIEPAVKEFLQREQRLDIIYHNAGVMESPSDQKTKQDYQMELGVNCIGPQLLQTLLDPLFIKTAEKNPPNLSRIVWVSSTAHMFSPIGGMYLRDPEFKSIDVELKTKYDQSKAINLIQARQWNIHHPGANAISLSLCPGYLKTGIQRHVTGLTKLAYNLFFHDQKMGVYTLLFAGLSPEITTKNKGDHVISFGKLGLIRPDLKDDENGKKVWDYLQDKIKSYVR; from the coding sequence ATGTCTTCGATATTTCCCAAATTATCATTTCAAGAATGGTATCAAGTATTGTATGGATTATGGCCAAGTAACCCTCAATTTACTGAAAAAgatatttcttcaaatacTTTGAAAGACAAGGTGGTTGTGATTACTGGAGGTAATAGTGGAATTGGTTATGAAACAGCTAAAGTATTAGCTGGTAATACTGAAGCACGAATTTATATATGGGCTAGGAATAGACAAAAGTCTATTGAGGCTATAGAAAAGATCAAATTAGAAGTGGCTGAGAAACACCTGAAAGATGTTGGAGATAGATTgcaatttattcaaattgatttaagtGATTTAAACTCAATTGAGCCAGCCGTCAAAGAGTTTTTGCAACGTGAACAACGATTGGACATCATTTATCATAATGCTGGTGTTATGGAATCTCCACTGGATCAGAAAACTAAACAGGATTATCAAATGGAGTTAGGAGTGAATTGCATTGGTCCTCAGTTATTGCAAACACTACTTGATCCATTATTCATAAAGACTGCAGAAAAGAATCCACCAAACTTATCAAGAATTGTTTGGGTTAGTTCTACTGCTCATATGTTTTCACCAATTGGAGGAATGTATTTGCGAGACCCAGAGTTCAAATCTATAGATGTAGAGTTGAAGACAAAGTACGATCAAAGTAAAGCAATTAATTTGATACAGGCAAGACAATGGAATATTCATCACCCAGGTGCAAACGCAATTAGTCTTTCATTATGTCCAGGATATTTAAAAACAGGAATTCAACGACACGTCACAGGGTTGACAAAATTGGCatataatttgtttttccaTGACCAGAAAATGGGTGTCTATACTTTACTTTTTGCGGGACTATCTCCAGAAATTacaactaaaaataaaggCGACCACGTTATATCGTTTGGGAAATTGGGATTGATTCGACCAGACTTGAAAGATGATGAGAATGGGAAGAAAGTTTGGGATTATTTGCAGGATAAAATTAAACTGTATGTAAGATAA
- a CDS encoding beclin 1 (Putative subunit of phosphatidylinositol 3-kinase complexes I and II; transcription is activated in the presence of elevated CO2): protein MSNNQVFECQKCDTPLNLDQSLLNLNESQLKLLVSQKKHKLFRKANSQILKDLDPQDYIPQDRLEMYQGITNQEPINHRNYFESEDDEDDEYEDEEQNNQQQKLHDSGFTSDSNSYLVLNESDEFKENIKNSHDGDDTEDRSTDERNDFRMSTRIKTLNKIFAILSNNQEIDHPLSEDCAKLLIENYQLKFDQSQKEKETYLSFLRKLKDKDSQLNLYNEDDENNEIVNPDLLHQDLDQKLYQSIQEFQKLSVQEKENLKELKKLEQTKTELETQLSNYEQELNNLRENGLNSILKLKNKLQLELNEKNKKLEQSKAAYDVQLDHIDKLRNLNIYTRIFHISCDSQDKFATINGFRLGHKIIWPEINAALGQIVLLLVFLIKRLKLDLKNYKLVPMGSQSQIIKFSAKDAVDGTTKSKTILNLYSSDEFSLGKLFNFNKLDVAMIALLDIVSLIEAKVLSIDQEIELPYKIKNDTIGGKSIRVTSNSEWTSSCKFLLTNLNWILTFVSAHTNSEETL from the coding sequence ATGTCAAATAATCAAGTTTTTGAATGCCAAAAGTGTGATACTCCATTAAATTTAGATCAAAGTTTATTGAATCTAAATGAATCACAATTAAAATTACTTGTTAGTCAAAAGAAACATAAACTATTTAGAAAGGCAAATTCACAAATCTTGAAAGATTTGGATCCACAAGACTATATCCCACAAGATCGACTCGAAATGTATCAAGGAATCACCAATCAAGAACCCATAAACCACCGAAACTATTTTGAAAGTGaggatgatgaagatgatgaatatgaagatgaagaacagaataatcaacaacaaaaactacATGACTCTGGTTTCACTTCTGACTCCAATTCCTATTTAGTACTCAATGAATCAGATgaatttaaagaaaatataaagaaCAGTCACGATGGAGATGACACTGAAGATCGATCCACTGATGAGAGAAATGATTTTCGAATGTCTACTCGAATAAAaacattaaataaaatatttgcaATATTATCCaataatcaagaaattgatcaTCCATTATCAGAAGATTGTgccaaattattaattgaaaactatcaattgaaatttgatcaGAGtcaaaaggaaaaagaaacttatttatcatttttaaggaaattaaaagataaagatagtcaattgaatttatataatgaagatgatgaaaataacGAAATAGTGAATCCTGATTTGTTACATCAAGATTTGGATcaaaaattatatcaatcaattcaagaaTTCCAAAAGTTGAGTGTTCAggaaaaagagaatttgaaagagttgaaaaaattagaacAAACTAAGACAGAATTGGAAACCCAACTTTCTAATTATGAACAAGAACTTAATAATCTTAGGGAAAATGGGTTAAATTcgattttaaaattgaagaacaaattacaattggaattgaatgagaaaaacaagaaattggaACAATCTAAAGCAGCTTATGATGTTCAATTAGAtcatattgataaattacgGAATCTTAATATATACACTCGAATATTCCATATCTCATGTGATAGTCAAGATAAATTTGCTACAATAAATGGCTTTAGATTGGGTCACAAAATAATATGGCCAGAAATCAATGCCGCATTAGGTCaaatagtattattattggtattCCTTATAAAGCGATTGAAattagatttgaaaaattataaattagtACCTATGGGATCTCAATCTCAGATAATAAAATTCAGTGCCAAGGATGCAGTAGATGGAACtaccaaatcaaaaactaTATTAAATTTGTATTCATCCGATGAGTTCTCATTAGGGAAactattcaattttaataaattagatGTGGCTATGATAGCACTTTTAGATATTGTTTCACTTATAGAAGCCAAAGTATTATCTATTGATCAAGAAATCGAATTACcttataaaataaaaaatgatACAATAGGTGGTAAAAGCATCAGAGTCACATCAAACTCGGAATGGACTTCAAgttgtaaatttttattgacaaatttgaattggatTCTAACTTTTGTTAGTGCTCATACAAATAGTGAAGAAACTTTATAA
- a CDS encoding uncharacterized protein (Ortholog of Debaryomyces hansenii CBS767 : DEHA2E16016g, Pichia stipitis Pignal : PICST_38487, Spathaspora passalidarum NRRL Y-27907 : SPAPADRAFT_58603 and Candida tropicalis MYA-3404 : CTRG_00248), with protein MLCHFSSLHYPHTSMPTQRTSRPATHEQISKSRVVNASILTFLTVLIFLILLYHFIWAVQVMMYQPYGNLLNNIVYGPGTLIANAGLSSKLIKYINTKLVEDKIEADYKKYI; from the coding sequence ATGCTCTGTCATTTCTCATCCTTACATTACCCACACACATCCATGCCAACACAAAGAACTTCCCGACCAGCTACCCACGAACAGATCTCCAAGTCCAGAGTGGTGAATGCGTCGATCTTGACATTTTTGACCGTGCTCATTTTCCTCATATTGTTGTATCATTTCATATGGGCTGTGCAGGTGATGATGTACCAACCATATGGTAATCTTCTCAATAACATAGTCTACGGACCAGGGACTTTGATTGCCAATGCAGGACTAAGCTcgaaattgattaaatacATTAACACAAAGTTGGTCGAAGATAAAATAGAGGCAGACTACAAGAAGTATATATAA
- a CDS encoding uncharacterized protein (Has domain(s) with predicted zinc ion binding activity): MQSVYPHKTTLHIEPSYYDNGVPVFQPTMHEFRDFYNFNKAINKYGMQSGIVKVIPPTQWVSRVQKCYTESNLEQVSIQNPIVQSINTNAPGIYQSQNIERYKKYSIFQWKEMAKTRKPPRRKQRGKSETETHSKDIPFYNINTSQYTDDRCKELETNYWRSLSYSEPMYGADTMGSVFDKSITAWNVAHLPNLLDLMEEKLPGVNQAYLYAGLWKASFAWHLEDQDLYSINYLHFGAPKQWYSIPQSQHEEFYALMVDLFRDEFKQCSEFLRHKTFMVSPAYLEKHGIRVNHTIHREGEFIITYPYGYHAGFNYDYNLAESVNFALDDWFEFGKRTKKCECISDSVGINIKHLWEKYYGTKYEAVKEEDGRDGGLEADSDGSIEVVKVEKIQRKCRKRKQDNVHITNTHESVSTKRPHKQPDIPRECALCPNTLQQTKYSHSALFELLQADTYGTTPERPRRVHKICASMFPHQLKCDFKTNTVHGLDDITKNQKKLRCGVCRQSEMGACFQCSYKKCTRAFHGSCGLVDGVQYDFDSGEAFCKFHRQGPTSAEFKVGMYVQFLFNHGVYFGQLVNLGDGDVEVEVYPSAQDVIEIPTTSIINVV; encoded by the coding sequence ATGCAATCAGTGTATCCCCACAAGACAACTCTACATATAGAGCCCAGCTACTACGACAATGGCGTTCCAGTGTTCCAACCTACAATGCACGAATTCCGAGACTTTTACAACTTCAACAAGGCAATCAACAAATACGGAATGCAGTCGGGCATAGTAAAGGTGATTCCACCTACTCAATGGGTTCTGCGAGTGCAGAAATGCTACACCGAGAGTAATCTAGAACAAGTGTCTATCCAGAACCCCATAGTGCAGAGCATCAACACAAATGCACCAGGGATATACCAACTGCAGAACATCGAGCGATATAAAAAGTATTCGATATTCCAATGGAAGGAGATGGCCAAGACACGCAAGCCACCACGACGGAAACAGAGAGGTAAATCAGAAACAGAGACCCACTCAAAAGATATTCCATTCTACAACATTAACACTAGTCAGTATACCGACGATCGGTGCAAAGAGCTCGAGACCAACTATTGGAGGTCGCTCTCGTACTCCGAGCCAATGTACGGAGCAGACACCATGGGTTCTGTGTTTGACAAGTCGATAACGGCGTGGAATGTGGCACACCTACCGAACTTGCTCGATCTAATGGAGGAGAAACTACCAGGGGTGAACCAGGCATATTTGTACGCGGGGTTGTGGAAGGCATCGTTTGCATGGCATTTGGAAGACCAGGACTTGTATCTGATAAATTACTTGCACTTTGGAGCACCAAAACAATGGTACCTGATACCACAGAGCCAGCACGAAGAGTTCTACGCATTGATGGTTGATTTATTCCGCGATGAGTTCAAACAGTGCAGTGAGTTCCTCCGACACAAGACATTTATGGTGTCGCCCGCGTACCTTGAAAAACACGGCATTAGAGTGAACCACACGATACACCGAGAGGGTGAGTTTATTATCACATACCCATACGGATACCATGCGGGGTTCAACTACGACTACAACTTGGCAGAGTCGGTGAACTTTGCGTTGGACGACTGGTTTGAGTTTGGGAAACGCACAAAAAAGTGTGAGTGCATTAGTGATTCTGTTGGGATAAATATCAAGCATTTATGGGAAAAGTATTACGGTACGAAGTACGAGGCAGTGAAAGAGGAAGATGGTCGGGATGGCGGACTTGAAGCTGACTCTGATGGTTCGATAGAAGTGGTCAAGGTAGAGAAGATCCAACGCAAGTGTCGCAAGAGAAAACAAGACAATGTCCACATTACAAATACACATGAGAGTGTGTCCACCAAGAGACCACACAAACAACCAGACATCCCTCGTGAATGTGCTCTTTGTCCCAACACACtccaacaaacaaaatacTCCCATTCCGCTTTATTCGAGTTGCTACAAGCTGATACGTATGGCACAACACCTGAGAGGCCCCGTCGAGTGCACAAGATATGTGCTAGTATGTTCCCTCATCAACTTAAGTGCGACTTCAAAACCAACACAGTACACGGGCTAGACGATATTACCAAGAACCAGAAGAAACTACGCTGTGGTGTTTGTCGTCAGAGTGAGATGGGAGCATGTTTCCAATGCAGTTATAAGAAATGCACTCGAGCATTTCATGGAAGTTGTGGGTTGGTTGATGGAGTTCAGtatgattttgattctGGAGAAGCATTCTGTAAATTCCACCGCCAGGGCCCCACATCAGCAGAGTTCAAAGTTGGAATGTATGTGCAGTTTTTGTTCAACCACGGAGTATATTTTGGACAATTAGTCAATTTGGGAGATGGGGATGTTGAGGTTGAGGTGTATCCTTCTGCTCAAGATGTCATTGAAATACCAACGACAAGCATAATTAATGTTGTATAA